A single region of the Biomaibacter acetigenes genome encodes:
- a CDS encoding type II toxin-antitoxin system PemK/MazF family toxin, whose product MGYIPEQGDIIFLEFDPQTGHEQKGKRPALVVSNNTYNKFTKLAMVCPITNTNRNFPLHVELDERTKTTGVIMCEQVKALDIYARDVSFREKAPKDIVEEVVDILIGFVEMVPGTHIFTY is encoded by the coding sequence ATGGGATATATACCGGAACAAGGCGATATTATTTTTTTAGAATTTGATCCTCAAACAGGGCATGAGCAAAAAGGGAAAAGACCTGCATTAGTTGTTAGCAATAATACCTATAATAAATTCACTAAATTAGCCATGGTATGTCCGATTACTAACACAAACAGAAATTTTCCACTTCATGTAGAACTTGATGAAAGAACTAAAACGACAGGTGTTATTATGTGTGAACAGGTGAAAGCTTTAGACATATATGCCAGAGATGTATCTTTTCGTGAAAAAGCACCAAAAGACATCGTAGAGGAAGTGGTAGATATTTTAATAGGATTTGTTGAAATGGTGCCAGGCACTCACATATTCACTTATTGA
- a CDS encoding AbrB/MazE/SpoVT family DNA-binding domain-containing protein, with amino-acid sequence MYTTIQKWGNSQAVRLPKAILEMAKLNENDKVEIKVKDGNLVIIPVKKHKTLEERIAEYKGDYKCSEWDTGKPQGKEVF; translated from the coding sequence ATGTATACCACAATACAAAAGTGGGGAAATAGTCAGGCTGTAAGACTTCCAAAGGCTATTCTCGAAATGGCTAAATTAAATGAAAATGACAAGGTGGAAATAAAAGTTAAAGATGGCAATCTGGTTATTATACCTGTTAAAAAGCATAAAACTCTGGAAGAAAGAATTGCAGAATATAAAGGGGATTATAAATGCAGCGAATGGGATACCGGAAAGCCACAAGGTAAAGAGGTGTTTTAA
- a CDS encoding nucleotidyltransferase family protein produces MSLIDTERDNIRKTWAKRRELAIAQEKTMKEEAMERAGKIAKFLKDKYAIKKVYLYGSLSREGPFDKYSDIDLFIDGWNEALNYWTMYIEVEKIAMPFAVSVITDKEITSELKEKILKEGKII; encoded by the coding sequence ATGTCTCTTATTGACACTGAAAGAGATAACATTCGGAAAACCTGGGCAAAAAGGCGCGAATTGGCAATTGCCCAAGAGAAAACAATGAAAGAAGAAGCTATGGAAAGGGCCGGTAAAATAGCGAAATTTCTTAAAGATAAATATGCGATAAAGAAAGTATACTTGTATGGTTCTCTTTCCAGGGAAGGTCCCTTTGATAAATACTCTGACATAGATTTATTTATAGACGGCTGGAACGAAGCTCTGAATTACTGGACTATGTATATAGAAGTTGAGAAAATTGCGATGCCGTTTGCCGTAAGTGTAATTACTGATAAAGAAATAACTTCGGAGCTTAAGGAAAAGATATTAAAAGAAGGGAAGATAATTTAA
- the istB gene encoding IS21-like element helper ATPase IstB — MTNQTTINKLIEMRLTAMADAYRMQLKEHSLDHLSFEERLGLLVDIEYTSRKNNRLKRLIRNANFDQSYACIADINYSAGRKLDKALIDRLATCTFITDKHNIIIMGASGAGKFYLACAFGMEACKQYYTVKYVRLPELLTDLAIARGEGVYKKVLSQYRKVDLLILDEWMLVSLTETEARDLLELIHARHKRASTIFCSQFSPAGWHSKIGEATLADAILDRIVHDSYTIEIGDGSDRSMREVYGINGKGR, encoded by the coding sequence ATGACAAATCAAACAACCATCAACAAACTGATTGAAATGCGGCTCACGGCCATGGCGGATGCTTACCGTATGCAGTTAAAAGAGCATTCACTAGACCATCTTTCCTTTGAGGAACGATTAGGTCTGCTCGTTGATATCGAATATACCAGCCGTAAAAACAACCGTCTTAAACGACTGATTCGAAATGCCAACTTTGACCAAAGCTATGCTTGTATAGCCGATATCAACTACAGCGCTGGTAGAAAGCTGGATAAAGCACTGATTGATCGGTTAGCAACCTGTACTTTTATCACGGATAAGCATAACATAATTATTATGGGTGCTTCGGGAGCCGGTAAATTCTATCTGGCATGTGCCTTCGGCATGGAAGCCTGTAAACAGTATTATACGGTAAAATATGTCCGTTTACCTGAGTTGTTGACCGATTTAGCAATTGCTAGAGGTGAAGGCGTCTATAAAAAAGTGTTAAGCCAATACCGCAAAGTTGATCTTCTTATACTGGATGAATGGATGCTTGTTTCTCTTACGGAAACGGAAGCCAGAGATTTGCTTGAACTCATCCATGCACGCCACAAAAGAGCATCCACAATTTTTTGCTCCCAGTTTTCGCCTGCCGGTTGGCATAGCAAGATTGGAGAAGCAACTCTGGCAGATGCGATCCTTGATAGAATCGTACATGATTCTTACACCATAGAGATTGGTGACGGATCAGATCGTTCCATGCGAGAGGTATACGGCATTAATGGAAAAGGTAGATAA